ACTTGCACATGGGCGGGCGCATCGGCGTATTAACGTTATTAGCCGGCAATGCGAGCGAAGACGTCGCCAAAGATGTCGCCATGCACATTGCCGCACTTCATCCGAAATACGTCTCGCGCGACGACGTGCCGCAGGAAGAGATTGCGCATGAGCGTGAAGTGTTGAAGCAGCAAGCCTTAAACGAAGGCAAGCCGGAGAAAATCGTTGAAAAAATGGTCGAAGGCCGGCTGAACAAGTTTTACGAAGACGTCTGCCTGCTCGAGCAAGCGTTCGTGAAAAACCCGGATGTGACGGTGCGCCAATACGTCGAATCGAACGGAGCAACAGTCAAGCAGTTCATCCGTTACGAAGTCGGCGAAGGGCTCGAAAAACGCCAAGACAATTTTGCAGAAGAAGTCATGAGCCAAGTCAGAAAACAATGACGGACCGCAACAGGGAACACGCGCGTGTTCCCTGTTTTTCAAAGTGATTCGCATCATGGAGGTTGGACATGGAACAGCCAAAATACAAACGCGTCGTGTTAAAGTTGAGCGGGGAAGCGCTCGCCGGAAAGCAAGGGTTTGGCATTCAACCGGCGGTCATTCAGTCGATCGCCAAACAAGTGAAAGAAGTTGTTGAACTGGGCGTCGAGGTCGCCATCGTCGTCGGCGGCGGCAACATTTGGCGTGGAAAAACGGGAAGCGAAATGGGCATGGACCGGGCGACGGCTGATTACATGGGCATGTTGGCGACGGTGATGAATGCCCTCGCCTTGCAGGACAGCCTTGAGCAGCTCGGTGTGGAAACGCGGGTGCAAACATCGATTGAAATGCGGCAAGTGGCCGAACCGTACATTCGCCGCCGGGCGATTCGCCATCTTGAGAAAAAACGAGTTGTCATTTTCGCCGCCGGCACAGGCAACCCGTACTTTTCGACCGATACGACCGCGGCGCTCAGGGCGGCGGAAATCGAGGCGGACGTCATTTTAATGGCGAAAAACAACGTCGATGGCGTTTACAGCGCCGACCCGAACGTCGACGCCAATGCGGTCAAATACGATGAGCTGTCGTACTTGGACGTCATCAAGCAAGGGCTCGGCGTCATGGATTCGACTGCTTCCTCGCTTTGCATGGACAACAACATTCCGCTCATCGTCTTCTCGATTATGGAAGAAGGCAATATTAAACGCGCTGTGTTAGGTGAAAACATCGGAACGATCGTAAGGGGGAAATAACGATGGCAAAGCAAGTGATCCAACAGGCGAAAGAAAAGATGGATAAAGCGGTGCAAGCGTTCACCCGCGAGCTGGCAAGCATTCGCGCCGGACGGGCGAACGCAGGGCTGCTTGAGAAAGTAACCGTTGACTATTACGGCGTGCCGACGCCAATCAACCAACTGGCCTCCATCAGCGTGCCGGAAGCGCGGCTGCTTGTCATTCAGCCGTACGACAAATCGGCCATTAAAGAAATGGAAAAAGCGATTTTAGCATCGGATTTAGGGCTGACGCCATCGAATGATGGATCGGTCATTCGTCTTGTCATTCCGCCGCTCACCGAGGAACGGCGCCGCGAGCTCGCGAAGCTTGTCAAAAAGTATTCAGAAGACGCGAAAGTCGCGGTGCGCAACATCCGCCGCGATGCGAACGATGAATTGAAAAAACTCGAGAAAAACGGCGAGATTACGGAAGATGAGCTCCGCAGCTACACGGACGAAGTGCAAAAGCTGACCGATGACCACATCGCCAAAATTGACGCCATCACAAAAGAAAAAGAAAAAGAAGTGATGGAAGTATAGGCAAAACCATGCAAACCCTCTATGTTGATGGAGGGTTTTTTTGCTATAATGGAAAGGCAAAACACGATCCCGGAGGACTCGTATGTTCAATAAAATGCGAAAAACAAAAGAGAAAGACGTCCCGGTGACGAAAGAAGAGGTGCTCAGGCATCCGATGCCGAACCACGTCGCCATCATTATGGACGGAAACGGGAGATGGGCGAAAAAGCGGGCGCTGCCAAGGGCGGCCGGCCATTACGAAGGCATGCAAGTTGTGCGCAAAATCACTCGTTTTGCGAATGAGCTGGGGATTCAGATTTTGTCGCTTTACGCGTTTTCGACAGAAAACTGGAAACGTCCGAAAAGTGAAGTCGATTATTTGATGAAGCTGCCGGAACAGTTTTTGACGACGTTTCTTCCCGAGCTCGTCGCCGAAAATGTCAAAGTCCAAGTGATCGGTCATGCGGAGGCGCTGCCTGATCATACGCGCCGGGCGGTCGAGAAAGCCGTGAAGGAAACAAGCGGCAACACCGGCCTTGTGTTAAACTTTGCCCTTAATTATGGAAGCCGGGCGGAAATCACTGCCGCCGTAAAGCAGATCGCCAAAGACGTTGAACGCGGGATGCTCGCGCCGGAAGACATCACCGAGCCGCTCATTTCCTCGTACTTGATGACGAGCGGGCTCGCTGACCCTGACTTGCTCATCCGTACGAGCGGGGAGATTCGCTTGAGCAATTTCATGCTTTGGCAGTTGGCGTATACGGAACTTTGGTTTACGGATGTCTTATGGCCGGATTTTACGGAGCAACATTTCTTAGAGGCGATTGCCGCTTACCAGCGGCGCGACCGCCGATTTGGAGGAGTGTCAGCGCGATGAAGCAGCGAATCATCACCGGAGTCATAGCGGCGGCGCTCTTTTTGCCGATTGTTATTTTTGGCGGATTTCCGTTTATAATAGTAACATATATATTGGCCACGATTGGGCTGTTTGAATTGTTGCGGATGAAAGGGATGCACCCGTTGTCGTTTGTCGGGGCGGCTGGATTGATCGCCCTTTGGCTGTTGCTCGTTCCCGCCCGTTACGGCGGCGAGTGGTTGGCGTCTGGGACCGCCAAATTTGGCGTGCTCGCCGCTTTGGCTTTTTTGCTGCTTGTCGGCACGGTCGTGACGAAAAATGCGCTCTCGTTCGATGAGGCGGCGTTTGTCGTTTTGGCGGTCGTCTATGTCGGCGTAGGGTTTTTCTGTTTCGGCGCTGTTCGTTTGGTTGGGTTCGTGTACTTCGTTTATGCCTTGTTTGTCATTTGGGCGACTGACATTGGGGCGTATTTCTTTGGCCGCGCGTTTGGCCGGCGCAAGTTATGGCCGGAGATCAGCCCAAAAAAAACGGTGGAAGGCGCCATCGGCGGCATCGCTTCCGCGGCTGTTGTCGCCGCGATTTACGAGTGGGCGGCGGCGCCGTTTGGCAGTTTGGCGGCCGCGCTTGGCGTCGCGCTGCTGCTGTCGGCGTTCGGTCAGCTCGGCGATTTGATCGAATCGGCATTTAAGCGCCATTACGGCGTCAAAGATTCCGGGGCGATTTTGCCGGGACATGGCGGCATTTTAGACCGGTTTGACAGCTTGCTGTTCGTGCTGCCGATATTGTACATATTGCTTGAAATCGCACGATAAGCGGGTGAGGAGTGAAACGATTGAAATATATTAGTATATTAGGGGCGAGCGGATCGATCGGCACACAGACGCTCGATGTCATCCGCGCCCATCCGGACGAATTCCGCTTGGCCGCCGCATCGGTCGGGAAAAATATCGAGGCGGCGAGGCGGCTGATCGCTGAATTTTCCCCAAGTCTTGTCGCCGTCGCTGACCGTGATGCGTATGAAGTTCTTTATCGCGAGTACCGCGGGCGGACGACGATCGTGTACGGAGAGGAAGGATTGATTGAAGCAGCCGTTTGCCCACAAGCCGATGTTGTCGTCACCGCTGTCGTCGGCAGCGTCGGCCTTGTGCCGACGCTGAAGGCGATTGAAGCGGGAAAAGCGATCGCCCTCGCCAACAAAGAGACGCTCGTTGTCGCCGGACATCTCGTCATGGCTGCAGCCAAGCGGCGCGGCGTGCCGCTGTTGCCAGTTGACAGTGAACATTCCGCCATTTTTCAATGTCTGCAAGGGGAAAGGATGGAACAAGTTGACAAACTCATTCTGACCGCATCCGGCGGCAGCTTCCGCGACAAGACGCGCCGAGAGCTCGCTCATGTGACGGTTGAGGAGGCGCTCCGCCATCCGAACTGGTCGATGGGGGCAAAAATTACGATTGATTCGGCGACCATGATGAATAAAGGATTTGAGGTCATTGAGGCTCATTGGCTGTTCGGGCTGCCGTATGAGCGGATTGAGGTTGTTTTGCATCGAGAAAGCATCATCCATTCGCTCGTTCAGTTCCGTGACACAAGTGTATTGGCGCAGCTTGGAACGCCGGATATGCGCGTTCCGATCCAATATGCGCTTGCGTATCCAAAGCGGTTGCCGCTCCCATCCGCCAAGCCGCTTGATTTAATCTCGCTTGGGGCGCTCCATTTCGCCCCGGTTGATTTCGACCGCTATCGCTGTTTGCGTCTCGCCTATGAGGCTGGCAAGCGCGGCGGCTCGCTGCCGACGGTGTTGAATGCGGCCAATGAGGAGGCGGTGGCGGCGTTTTTAGCCGGGCGCATTCCGTTTTTGGCCATCGAGGAGTGGATTGAACGCGCGCTCGAGCGCCATCGGCCAGTGAGCGATCCGCAGCTTGAGGA
Above is a window of Geobacillus thermoleovorans DNA encoding:
- the dxr gene encoding 1-deoxy-D-xylulose-5-phosphate reductoisomerase → MKYISILGASGSIGTQTLDVIRAHPDEFRLAAASVGKNIEAARRLIAEFSPSLVAVADRDAYEVLYREYRGRTTIVYGEEGLIEAAVCPQADVVVTAVVGSVGLVPTLKAIEAGKAIALANKETLVVAGHLVMAAAKRRGVPLLPVDSEHSAIFQCLQGERMEQVDKLILTASGGSFRDKTRRELAHVTVEEALRHPNWSMGAKITIDSATMMNKGFEVIEAHWLFGLPYERIEVVLHRESIIHSLVQFRDTSVLAQLGTPDMRVPIQYALAYPKRLPLPSAKPLDLISLGALHFAPVDFDRYRCLRLAYEAGKRGGSLPTVLNAANEEAVAAFLAGRIPFLAIEEWIERALERHRPVSDPQLEDIREIDADARAYVRSLLS
- a CDS encoding phosphatidate cytidylyltransferase; the protein is MKQRIITGVIAAALFLPIVIFGGFPFIIVTYILATIGLFELLRMKGMHPLSFVGAAGLIALWLLLVPARYGGEWLASGTAKFGVLAALAFLLLVGTVVTKNALSFDEAAFVVLAVVYVGVGFFCFGAVRLVGFVYFVYALFVIWATDIGAYFFGRAFGRRKLWPEISPKKTVEGAIGGIASAAVVAAIYEWAAAPFGSLAAALGVALLLSAFGQLGDLIESAFKRHYGVKDSGAILPGHGGILDRFDSLLFVLPILYILLEIAR
- the pyrH gene encoding UMP kinase, which translates into the protein MEQPKYKRVVLKLSGEALAGKQGFGIQPAVIQSIAKQVKEVVELGVEVAIVVGGGNIWRGKTGSEMGMDRATADYMGMLATVMNALALQDSLEQLGVETRVQTSIEMRQVAEPYIRRRAIRHLEKKRVVIFAAGTGNPYFSTDTTAALRAAEIEADVILMAKNNVDGVYSADPNVDANAVKYDELSYLDVIKQGLGVMDSTASSLCMDNNIPLIVFSIMEEGNIKRAVLGENIGTIVRGK
- a CDS encoding isoprenyl transferase, with the translated sequence MFNKMRKTKEKDVPVTKEEVLRHPMPNHVAIIMDGNGRWAKKRALPRAAGHYEGMQVVRKITRFANELGIQILSLYAFSTENWKRPKSEVDYLMKLPEQFLTTFLPELVAENVKVQVIGHAEALPDHTRRAVEKAVKETSGNTGLVLNFALNYGSRAEITAAVKQIAKDVERGMLAPEDITEPLISSYLMTSGLADPDLLIRTSGEIRLSNFMLWQLAYTELWFTDVLWPDFTEQHFLEAIAAYQRRDRRFGGVSAR
- the frr gene encoding ribosome recycling factor — protein: MAKQVIQQAKEKMDKAVQAFTRELASIRAGRANAGLLEKVTVDYYGVPTPINQLASISVPEARLLVIQPYDKSAIKEMEKAILASDLGLTPSNDGSVIRLVIPPLTEERRRELAKLVKKYSEDAKVAVRNIRRDANDELKKLEKNGEITEDELRSYTDEVQKLTDDHIAKIDAITKEKEKEVMEV